Proteins from one Bacteroidia bacterium genomic window:
- a CDS encoding tetratricopeptide repeat protein, with protein sequence MKNYFFALLFGTSFLFLACNHSNTSKNTATSVATADSTAQKDTVQQKINQLSNQLKTNANNPALYSQRANYYSLQKNYLDAMNDLKSAIRLDSTNANYLIALSDVYFTINQTGHSKEMLDKCIALNPKNKAALLKLAELFSYVQKYSQSMTYIDQVLQLDIHNSQAYFLKGMNFKLTHDTTNALSSLQTAVEQNPDYYDAYVELGVLYEAKKSKSALDYYNDALRVKPNDEIVLYDIGKYYQDAEDWNNAVETYTKLLQLYPNYKNAQFNLGVIHLLNLKVYDIAVKNFTDAIKLDSAYYQAYYGRGLSYDAMKNYNQAMIDFQRVSQINPNYKPVYESMKKIVAEIRNAGGNK encoded by the coding sequence ATGAAAAATTATTTTTTTGCACTCCTTTTTGGAACTTCTTTTTTGTTTCTCGCCTGCAATCATTCCAATACCTCAAAAAATACAGCCACATCTGTTGCAACTGCCGATAGTACAGCTCAAAAAGATACTGTTCAGCAAAAGATAAATCAATTAAGTAATCAGTTGAAAACCAATGCAAATAATCCTGCATTATACAGTCAGCGCGCCAATTATTACAGTCTTCAAAAAAATTATTTGGATGCGATGAATGATTTAAAATCAGCTATTCGCTTAGATAGTACCAATGCAAATTACCTTATCGCACTTTCGGACGTTTATTTTACCATCAATCAAACAGGGCATTCCAAAGAAATGTTGGATAAATGTATTGCGCTAAATCCTAAAAATAAGGCGGCATTGCTCAAATTGGCAGAGCTATTTTCGTATGTGCAAAAATATTCGCAATCCATGACTTACATTGATCAAGTATTGCAATTAGACATCCATAATTCTCAAGCTTATTTTTTGAAAGGAATGAATTTTAAATTAACACACGATACGACCAATGCGCTTTCCAGCCTACAAACGGCAGTGGAGCAAAATCCGGATTATTACGATGCGTATGTGGAATTAGGAGTTTTGTACGAAGCCAAAAAATCTAAATCTGCACTGGATTATTACAACGATGCTTTACGTGTAAAACCCAATGATGAAATAGTTTTGTATGATATCGGGAAATATTATCAAGATGCCGAAGATTGGAACAATGCGGTGGAAACATATACCAAACTTTTGCAATTGTATCCGAATTACAAAAATGCTCAATTTAATCTCGGCGTGATTCATCTTTTAAATTTAAAAGTGTATGACATTGCGGTGAAAAATTTTACTGACGCCATAAAGTTGGATAGCGCCTATTATCAAGCTTATTACGGCAGAGGTTTATCTTATGATGCAATGAAAAATTACAATCAAGCGATGATTGATTTTCAGCGCGTTTCTCAAATCAACCCCAATTATAAACCTGTATATGAATCCATGAAAAAAATCGTGGCTGAAATCAGAAATGCAGGCGGAAACAAATAA
- the lon gene encoding endopeptidase La, which produces MEDNFEFEGMMPRLRSNIADDDTEFIPLLTSEDEEQMNSEKTPDTLSILPLRNTVLFPGVVIPITVGRDKSIKLIKDAYKGDKTIGVVSQKNDSIEDPSIEELNKIGTIALILKMLRMPDGNTTVIIQGKKRFELKEIIQTEPYLKASISAFAEKKTTVRDKEFDALIGSLKDLSLQIIRYTPHIPAEVGFAIKNIESPSFLINFISSNMNAPVVEKQKMLEVADLRERATLLLSNLTKELQMLELKNQIQSKVKIDIDKQQREYFLQQQMKTIQEELGGNSFEQEIDEMRAKAKTKKWNKEVETTFNKELDKLQRMNPNAAEHSVQTNYLELLLELPWNEYSKDNFNLKRAKNILDKDHYGLDKVKERILEHLAVLKLKNNMKSPIICLYGPPGVGKTSLGKSIAKSLGRQYVRMSLGGLRDEAEIRGHRKTYIGAMPGRILQNIKKTKTSNPVFVLDEIDKLGSDYHGDPSSALLEVLDPEQNSTFYDNFVELDYDLSRVMFIATANSLNNIQPALLDRMEIIEVSGYTVEEKIEIAKSHLVPKQLEEHGVKPKQITFAKLIIEHIIENYTRESGVRSLEKTIAKIVRNRAKSIAIGEKFNSEISEKDLLKILGPAHVKDRYQGNDVAGVVTGLAWTSVGGDILFIEVSLSKGNGKLTLTGNLGEVMKESAVIALEYLKAHCDLLNISYEVFDQWNVHIHVPEGATPKDGPSAGITMLTALASAFTQRKVKKHLAMTGEITLRGNVLPVGGIKEKILAAKRAGIKEIILSEENRKDIEDIKADYLKGVKFVYVEKMIEVVENALLTEKVKNPIDFTVKKETASKK; this is translated from the coding sequence ATGGAAGATAATTTTGAGTTTGAAGGAATGATGCCGCGCTTGAGAAGCAACATAGCGGATGACGATACAGAATTTATTCCACTGCTAACTTCGGAAGACGAAGAACAAATGAATTCGGAAAAAACGCCGGATACCTTGTCTATACTGCCTTTACGAAATACAGTTTTATTTCCGGGTGTGGTAATTCCCATTACTGTTGGTCGCGATAAATCCATTAAACTGATTAAAGACGCCTATAAAGGCGATAAAACGATTGGTGTGGTTTCGCAAAAAAACGATAGCATTGAAGATCCGAGTATTGAAGAACTCAATAAAATAGGTACGATTGCGCTTATTTTAAAAATGTTGCGCATGCCAGATGGAAATACAACGGTTATTATTCAAGGTAAAAAACGTTTTGAATTGAAGGAAATTATTCAGACAGAACCGTATTTAAAAGCAAGTATTTCGGCATTTGCAGAAAAGAAAACAACAGTGCGCGATAAAGAATTTGATGCCTTGATTGGTTCTTTGAAAGATCTTTCTTTGCAAATTATTCGCTACACGCCGCACATTCCGGCTGAAGTGGGTTTCGCCATTAAAAATATTGAGAGTCCTTCTTTCCTCATTAATTTTATTTCGTCCAACATGAATGCGCCAGTGGTGGAAAAACAAAAAATGTTAGAAGTGGCGGATTTACGCGAACGTGCAACGCTTTTGTTAAGTAATTTGACAAAAGAATTGCAAATGTTGGAATTGAAAAATCAAATTCAATCGAAAGTAAAAATTGACATTGATAAACAACAGCGCGAATATTTTTTGCAGCAACAAATGAAAACCATTCAAGAAGAATTGGGTGGAAATTCGTTTGAACAAGAAATTGATGAAATGCGCGCCAAAGCAAAAACAAAAAAATGGAATAAAGAGGTAGAAACCACTTTCAATAAAGAGTTAGATAAGTTGCAACGTATGAATCCGAACGCAGCGGAACATTCGGTGCAAACCAATTATTTGGAATTATTACTTGAATTGCCTTGGAACGAATACAGCAAGGATAATTTTAATTTAAAACGTGCAAAAAATATTTTAGATAAAGATCATTATGGTTTGGATAAAGTGAAAGAACGGATTTTAGAGCATTTGGCGGTGTTGAAATTGAAAAACAATATGAAATCGCCGATCATTTGTTTGTACGGTCCTCCGGGAGTTGGAAAAACTTCTTTGGGAAAATCAATCGCTAAATCCTTAGGCAGACAATACGTTCGGATGTCGCTCGGCGGTTTGCGCGATGAAGCAGAAATTCGCGGACATCGCAAAACCTATATTGGCGCGATGCCGGGAAGGATTTTACAAAACATCAAAAAAACAAAAACGTCGAATCCTGTTTTTGTGTTGGATGAAATTGATAAACTGGGCAGCGATTATCATGGAGATCCTTCTTCTGCTTTGTTGGAAGTGCTGGATCCCGAGCAAAATAGTACGTTTTATGATAATTTTGTAGAATTGGATTACGATTTATCTCGCGTTATGTTTATCGCAACAGCTAATTCTTTGAATAACATTCAACCGGCATTGCTGGACAGAATGGAGATTATAGAAGTTTCAGGATATACGGTAGAAGAAAAAATAGAAATCGCGAAAAGTCATTTGGTTCCCAAACAATTGGAGGAACATGGCGTAAAACCGAAACAGATTACGTTTGCAAAATTAATTATCGAACACATTATTGAAAATTATACGCGCGAATCAGGCGTACGAAGTTTGGAAAAAACAATTGCGAAAATTGTTCGTAACAGAGCCAAATCTATTGCCATTGGAGAAAAGTTTAATTCGGAGATTTCTGAAAAAGATTTACTGAAAATATTAGGTCCGGCGCATGTGAAAGATCGTTATCAAGGAAATGATGTTGCTGGCGTAGTTACTGGATTGGCGTGGACTTCCGTTGGTGGTGATATTTTATTTATTGAAGTAAGTTTGAGCAAAGGCAACGGAAAGTTAACATTGACGGGCAATTTGGGTGAAGTGATGAAAGAATCGGCTGTGATTGCACTCGAATATTTGAAAGCACATTGCGATTTATTAAACATTTCGTACGAAGTTTTTGACCAATGGAATGTACACATTCACGTGCCAGAAGGTGCTACGCCGAAAGATGGTCCTTCGGCTGGAATTACCATGTTGACGGCACTTGCATCTGCGTTTACGCAACGCAAAGTAAAAAAACATTTGGCGATGACAGGCGAAATTACGCTGCGCGGAAACGTGCTTCCAGTGGGCGGAATTAAAGAAAAAATCTTGGCAGCAAAAAGGGCAGGCATCAAAGAAATTATTTTGTCGGAAGAAAATAGAAAAGACATTGAAGACATCAAAGCCGATTATTTAAAAGGAGTGAAATTTGTGTACGTAGAAAAAATGATTGAAGTGGTGGAAAATGCTTTACTGACCGAAAAAGTAAAAAATCCTATTGATTTTACAGTGAAGAAAGAAACGGCTTCGAAAAAATAA
- the bcp gene encoding thioredoxin-dependent thiol peroxidase, with protein sequence MKIPSIIMNDKHATKLREGDKAPSFAAKDQNGKMISSADLKGKKIVLYFYPKDNTPGCTAESCDLKNNYYALQKQGYEVIGVSADDEKSHKKFADKYQLPFTLLADTDKKIILAYDVWGEKKFMGKTYDGIIRTTFIISEKGIIDKIITDVDTKNHTEQIIEK encoded by the coding sequence ATGAAAATTCCAAGTATTATAATGAATGATAAACATGCTACCAAATTGCGGGAAGGCGATAAAGCTCCCAGTTTTGCTGCAAAAGATCAAAATGGAAAAATGATTTCCTCCGCCGATTTAAAAGGCAAAAAAATCGTTTTATATTTTTATCCGAAAGACAATACGCCTGGTTGTACGGCAGAATCCTGCGATTTGAAAAACAATTATTATGCTTTGCAAAAACAAGGTTATGAAGTAATTGGTGTAAGCGCGGACGATGAAAAATCGCATAAAAAATTTGCCGATAAATATCAATTGCCCTTTACATTGCTGGCAGATACAGACAAAAAAATAATTTTGGCGTACGATGTTTGGGGTGAAAAAAAATTTATGGGAAAAACATACGATGGTATTATCAGAACCACTTTTATTATTTCTGAAAAAGGAATTATCGACAAAATAATTACCGACGTTGATACAAAAAATCATACCGAACAAATTATCGAAAAGTAA
- the nth gene encoding endonuclease III has product MQKKERFEKIIEYFSKNNPTAATELDYRNPYQLIVAVILSAQCTDKRVNMVTPALFKAFPNAKVLSAATSDEVFPYIRSISYPNNKAKHLVGMAKMLETDFKGKMPSDVDELQKMPGVGRKTANVIASVVYDKPTMAVDTHVFRVAARIGLSSNAKTPLETEKQLVKYIPEKIIPVAHHWLILHGRYVCTARNPKCEICGISAFCNYFQKK; this is encoded by the coding sequence ATGCAGAAAAAAGAACGTTTCGAGAAAATAATCGAGTATTTCAGTAAAAATAATCCAACTGCTGCAACGGAATTGGATTATAGAAATCCGTATCAGTTAATTGTTGCCGTTATTTTATCTGCGCAATGCACCGATAAGCGCGTGAATATGGTTACACCAGCTTTGTTTAAAGCCTTCCCGAATGCAAAAGTGTTGTCAGCAGCTACTTCCGACGAAGTTTTTCCGTACATCCGCAGCATCAGTTATCCAAATAATAAAGCCAAACATTTGGTAGGCATGGCAAAAATGTTGGAAACAGATTTTAAAGGAAAAATGCCTTCGGATGTGGATGAATTGCAAAAAATGCCTGGCGTGGGGCGTAAAACGGCTAATGTAATTGCTTCCGTAGTCTACGATAAACCTACGATGGCTGTGGATACGCACGTTTTTCGCGTGGCGGCACGCATCGGACTTTCCAGCAACGCGAAAACACCGCTCGAAACAGAAAAACAATTGGTAAAATACATTCCTGAAAAAATAATTCCGGTGGCACATCATTGGCTTATTTTACATGGCAGATATGTGTGTACGGCTAGAAATCCGAAATGTGAGATTTGCGGAATAAGTGCCTTTTGTAACTATTTTCAGAAAAAATAA
- the recA gene encoding recombinase RecA: protein MSKEKESTKKDAVKEVNKEKMKALQLTIEKLEKSYGKGTIMKLGDAAIENLEFIPSGSVTLDVALGIGGYPKGRIVEIYGPESSGKTTLAIHAIAEAQKAGGIAAFIDAEHAFDRLYAQKLGVDIESLLISQPDNGEQALEIADNLIRSGAIDIIVIDSVAALTPKSEIEGEMGDSKMGLHARLMSQALRKLTANISRTGCCCVFINQLREKIGVMFGNPETTTGGNALKFYASIRLDIRRIGQIKDAEAVVGNRTRVKVVKNKVAPPFRLAEFDIMYGEGISKVGEIIDLAVDKGIIKKSGSWFSYDETKLGQGRDAVKQLLGENPDLCDTIEAKVREILQPAVLVD from the coding sequence ATGAGCAAAGAAAAAGAATCAACAAAAAAAGATGCGGTCAAAGAAGTGAATAAAGAAAAAATGAAAGCCTTGCAATTGACCATCGAAAAGTTGGAGAAATCTTACGGTAAAGGAACCATTATGAAATTAGGCGATGCGGCGATTGAAAATTTAGAATTTATTCCATCCGGATCGGTTACGTTAGATGTAGCTTTAGGCATTGGCGGTTATCCGAAAGGGAGAATTGTGGAAATATACGGACCTGAATCTTCCGGAAAAACAACTTTGGCGATACATGCCATCGCGGAAGCGCAAAAAGCTGGCGGAATTGCTGCCTTTATTGATGCAGAACATGCGTTCGATCGTTTATACGCCCAAAAATTAGGTGTTGATATTGAAAGTTTATTGATTTCTCAACCTGATAATGGCGAACAAGCATTGGAAATTGCAGATAATTTAATTCGTTCTGGAGCCATTGATATCATTGTGATTGATTCCGTTGCTGCATTGACTCCGAAAAGCGAAATTGAAGGCGAAATGGGTGATTCTAAAATGGGATTGCACGCTCGATTGATGTCACAAGCATTGCGTAAACTCACTGCAAATATCAGCCGTACAGGCTGTTGCTGCGTATTCATCAATCAACTTCGCGAAAAAATAGGCGTTATGTTTGGTAATCCAGAAACGACTACTGGCGGAAATGCACTTAAATTTTATGCGTCTATTCGTTTGGATATTCGCAGAATTGGTCAGATAAAGGATGCAGAAGCCGTTGTCGGAAATCGCACACGTGTGAAAGTGGTGAAAAACAAAGTAGCGCCGCCTTTCCGTTTGGCAGAATTTGATATTATGTACGGAGAAGGTATTTCAAAAGTGGGCGAAATTATTGATTTAGCCGTTGATAAAGGAATTATCAAGAAAAGTGGATCTTGGTTCAGTTACGATGAAACGAAACTTGGACAAGGGCGCGATGCTGTGAAACAATTGTTGGGCGAAAATCCTGATTTATGCGACACGATTGAAGCAAAAGTAAGAGAGATATTGCAACCTGCTGTTTTAGTTGATTAA